Proteins encoded together in one Falco biarmicus isolate bFalBia1 chromosome 4, bFalBia1.pri, whole genome shotgun sequence window:
- the RPL14 gene encoding 60S ribosomal protein L14: MVFKRFVEIGRVAFISFGPHAGKLVAIVDVIDQNRALVDGPCSGVRRQAMPFKCMQLTDFVLKFPHSARQKCVRLAWEKENINEKWAATRWAKKIEAREKKAKMTDFDRYKVMKAKKMRNRIIKHEMKKLQKLSSKKGKKPEKAQKPEKAQKPEKAQKPEKAQKPEKAQKPEKAQKPQK; this comes from the exons ATG GTGTTCAAACGCTTCGTCGAGATCGGCAGAGTTGCCTTTATTTCCTTTGGGCCGCATGCTGGCAAGCTGGTGGCCATTGTGGATGTTATTGACCAAAACAGG gcACTAGTTGATGGCCCCTGCAGTGGTGTCAGAAGGCAGGCTATGCCCTTCAAGTGCATGCAGCTGACAGACTTTGTTCTCAAATTCCCACACAG TGCTCGTCAGAAGTGTGTGCGACTTGcctgggagaaggaaaatataaatgaaaaatgggCAGCAACAAGATGGGCAAAGAAGATTGAAGCCCGAGAAAAG aaagCCAAAATGACCGACTTTGATCGCTACAAGGttatgaaagcaaagaaaatg AGAAACAGGATCATCAAGCATGAAATGAAGAAGCTCCAGAAATTGTCTTCTAAAAAAGGCAAGAAGCCGGAGAAGGCGCAGAAGCCGGAGAAGGCGCAGAAGCCGGAGAAGGCGCAGAAGCCGGAGAAGGCGCAGAAGCCGGAGAAGGCGCAGAAGCCGGAGAAGGCGCAGAAGCCGCAGAAATAA
- the ENTPD3 gene encoding ectonucleoside triphosphate diphosphohydrolase 3 — protein MLTRTPSVIAQVFLLLSIVLVIAIAVIQINRQQILSPGLKYGIVLDAGSSRTTVYVYEWPAEKENDTGVVSQTFKCSVKGPGISSYESNPGALAKPFDDCLNKVKERIPVHLHKNTSVYLGATAGMRLLRLQNETAANEVLASIQNYFRTQPFEFRGAQIITGPEEGLYGWITANYLMGNFLERNLWRTWVHPYRKETMGALDLGGASTQISFIPEDSQKNFNSTLQVKLYGYNYNVYTHSFQCYGRDEAEKRLLVLLFQKSNNSSNVDNPCYPLNYNTALTMKYFSSSLCTQSLRPANYYPNQLVKFRGTGDPGLCQEMVSLLFNFTACRDREDCPFDGMHQPKVKGNFVAFSGFYYTINALNLSGHFSLADFNSSMWFFCSQSWAQLQFMLPKFEEVYARSYCFSAHFIYYLLVHGYNFDTETWPQIRFQKEVGNSSIAWSLGYMLSLTNMIPAEGKLIQLPLKPPLFAGLLVFLTATALLCLLFLVYLCIVSRNRKHICHVEHVFIPQ, from the exons ATGCTGACCAGAACCCCAAGTGTTATTGCCCAAGTGTTCCTTCTTCTAAGCATAGTTCTTGTCATTGCTATTGCAGTGATTCAGATAAATCGGCAACAGATCCTTTCCCCAGGGCTTAAG tatGGAATAGTCCTTGATGCTGGATCCTCTCGGACTACAGTCTACGTCTATGAATGgccagcagaaaaagaaaatgacacaGGAGTTGTAAGCCAAACCTTCAAATGCAGTGTGAAAG GTCCTGGTATATCCAGCTATGAGAGTAACCCTGGAGCTCTTGCCAAACCCTTTGATGACTGTCTGAATAAAGTCAAGGAGAGAATACCAGTTCATCTgcataaaaatacttctgtttatCTGGGGGCTACAGCTGGCATGAGACTACTGAG GTTGCAAAATGAAACGGCAGCCAATGAAGTCCTTGCAAGCATTCAAAACTACTTCAGAACACAACCTTTTGAATTTAGGGGTGCACAAATCATAACTGGGCCAGAGGAAGGGCTGTATGGATGGATAACAGCCAACTATTTAATGGGCAATTTCTTAGAG AGAAATCTTTGGAGGACATGGGTCCATCCTTACAGAAAAGAGACTATGGGTGCACTGGATCTTGGAGGAGCTTCCACTCAAATTTCATTTATCCCAGAGGACTCTCAGAAGAATTTCAACAGCACCTTGCAAGTGAAGTTGTATGGTTACAACTACAATGTCTACACTCATAGCTTCCAGTGCTATGGGAGAGATGAAgctgagaaaaggcttttagTGTTGCTGTTCCAG aaatcAAACAACAGTTCTAATGTGGATAACCCATGTTACCCTCTGAATTATAATACTGCATTAACGATGAAGTACTTCTCTAGCAGCCTTTGTACACAGTCTCTGAGACCAGCAAATTATTACCCAAACCAGCTTGTGAAATTTCGTGGAACAGGAGATCCAGGTCTGTGCCAGGAGATGGTTTCTTTATTGTTTAACTTCACTGCTTGCAGAGACAGAGAAGACTGTCCATTTGATGGAATGCATCAGCCAAAAGTTAAAGGGAATTTTGTG GCTTTCTCAGGATTCTACTATACAATTAATGCTTTGAATTTATCTGGGCATTTTTCCCTAGCTGACTTCAATTCAAGTATGTGGTTTTTCTGTTCACAGAGCTGGGCACAG ctcCAGTTTATGTTGCCTAAATTTGAAGAAGTATATGCTAGATCCTACTGTTTTTCAGCCCATTTCATTTATTACTTGCTTGTACACGGTTACAACTTTGATACAGAAACTTGGCCACAGATACGTTTTCAAAAGGAG gTTGGTAACAGCAGTATAGCGTGGTCACTTGGTTACATGTTAAGCCTCACGAACATGATTCCAGCAGAAGGCAAGCTGATTCAATTACCTCTGAAACCTCCTTTGTTTGCTGGGCTCCTCGTCTTCCTCACAGCTACGGCACTGTTGTGTCTTCTCTTCCTTGTTTACTTGTGTATTGTGTCACGTAATCGGAAGCATATCTGTCATGTTGAACATGTATTTATTCCACAATGA